The Longimicrobium sp. genomic sequence TGTCGGGGCTGCTCGACATCAGCCAGGGGGGCGAGATCTGGAACGGCACGCGCGGCGCGCTGACCAGCTACGGCACGCACGGCAGCACGCTGGCGTGGCACGGCGCGGGGATCACCACCGCGTTCGGCAGCGGCTTCATGGACCAGTTCACCTACGCGGGCCCCGGGCTGGGCAAGCAGGTGATCATCGACCGCCGCTGGGGCCAGGCCGGCATCGGCAACGGCTTCAACGGGCCGTTCGTGCAGTTCCTCGAGGACGCCAGCTTCGTGAAGCTGCGCGACGTGTCGGTGTCGTACACGATCGACCAGCCGTGGCTGAAGCGCCGCTTCGGGATGAGCAGCATGAACCTGACGCTCTCCGGCCGCAACCTGAAGACGTGGACCGACTACACGGGGATCGACCCCGAGTCGAACCTCACCGGTCAGAGCGTCGGCCGCGGGCTGGACTACTTCAACAACCCGCAGACGCGTTCGTGGGTGATCTCGGTGAACCTGAACCGCTAACCCACGGAGACACGGACAAACCATGCGAAACCTGACCCAACTCGGCCGCGCCCTGAGCGCGGCCGCGCTGGCCGCCTCGCTGGGCGCGTGCTCGGACTTCATCGACAACGTTCCCGGCAACGAGAACGTGGTCCAGAACGCGTCGGTGAGCCAGCTCCTGACCTCGGTGCAGCTGCGCACCTGGCTCTTCAACGAGGGCCACGTGGCACGCGCCACCTCGGTGTGGCTGAACCAGCTGTCGGGCATCGACCGCCAGTTCTCGAGCCTCGACCAGTACGTGTACAGCGAGGACGAGTTCGACAACGAGATGAGCGGCCTGTACGCCGGCAGCGGGCTGCAGGACCTCCGCCTGGCGCGAGCCAAGGCCGACTCGCAGAACCTGACCGCCACCAGCGCGGTGCTGAAGATCCACGAGGCCTTCCTGTTCGGCATGGCCGCCAGCATGTGGGGCGACCTGCCGTACTCGCAGGCCGGCGGCGGGGCCGTGGCGCCCGAGTCGCCGGTGGACGCGCAGGAGGCGGTCTACGCCTCGGTGCAGACGCTGCTGGACCAGGCCATCACCACGCTGAGCGCCGCGCCGTCGGCCTCGGACCTGGCGCTGCTGGGTGACCGCGACCAGTCGTTCGCGGGCAACACGGCGGCGTGGCGGCGGGTGGCCCAGTCGCTGAAGGCGCGCTACTACATGCACTGGGTGGAAGCCCAGGGCGCGGGCGGCGCGGCCGCCACCGCGGCCAACACCGCGTGCGCCGGCAACTGCCTGACCAAGGCGCTGGCGGCCGCCCAGGCCGGCATCAACTCGGCCGCGGGCGACTGGAACTCGGTGCACACCGGCGCGTCGACGGAGCAGAACTGGTGGTACCAGTTCAGCAACGAGCGCTCGGGGTACATGGCGGCCGGGCGCCTGATGGTGGACTCGCTGAAGGCGCGCGGCGACGGCCGGCTGACCGTGTACTTCGCGGGCACCCCGGCCAGCATCACGGGCTCCAAGCCGGGCGAGAACAACGGCGCGGCGTCCACGCTCAACCTCGACGCGGGCGGGATCGCCGCGGCCGACGCCGGGATCGCGCTGGTGACCTGCGCCGAGACGCAGTTCATCATCGCCGAGGCGCAGTATCGCCTGGGCGCGGCCCCGGCCACGATCTACACCGCGCTGAACGCGGGCGTGGCCTGCGAGCAGGCGCGCCACGGGACCAGCGCCATCGCCGCCGTTCCGGCGCTCACGGGCGCGGCGCTGTTCCACGAGATCATGATGCAGAAGTACTTCGCGCAGTTCCTGAACATGGACGCGATGAACGACTACAAGCGCACCTGCCAGCCGAACGTGGCGGCGGCGGTGAAGGTCGGCTCGCCCGTCCAGAACGACCCGATTCCGTCGCGCCTGCTGTACGGGCAGTCGGAGCGGCAGGCCAACAGCGACAACCTCAGCGCTCCGGGCACCGGCAACAACGGGATCCGGAACCGCAACGACCCGATCAGCTGCGCGTCGGTCACGGGGCTGGCCGGCGCCTGACGGCCGGGGTTCATGCAGCACACGAGGCCGGTCTCGCCCCCGGGCGGGGCCGGCCTCGGCTTCACGCGTAAGGGCGCCGTGGCGGCGGCCGTACGCCCGGCACGGCACCCAGGAAGGATGGTTCGCATGCGATCGGTTTCGGTGCTCCTGCTCCTGTCCATGGCGCTCGGCGGCTGCTACTCGTACGCGCCGGTGGACACCAACACCCGGCCGTCGCCCTCCAGCGACGTGCGCGTGCGGCTGTCGCGGCCGATGGACTTTCCCATCAGCGACGTGACGGTGCGTGACGTGGTGGAACTGCGCGGCGAGGTGGTGCCGTCGCAGGACACGGCGATGACGCTGTCGGTGTTCGGGCTGCGCTCGCAGACGGGGTACGGAGTCGACGCCTCGGGCGAAACGGTGAGCTTCCCGCGCACCGCCGTGGTGGGGCTGGCGCAGAAGCGGATCTCGCCCTGGCGGTCGGCCGTCTTCGGCGCCCTGCTGGTGGGCGGCGCGGTTGCGCTGCGCGCCACGGGCGTGATCAGCGGCAACGGCGGCAGCGGCTCCGGGACCGGGACCCAGAAGTAGTTTCCGGATTCGCCCACCAACGGAGAACGGCCGCTCCCGCGGGCTTCGCGGGGGCGGCCGTGCTGTATTCACACCAGGATGGGGATGGCCTCTCATACCAATTCCGAGGATTCAGTGTTCATTCCGACATCCTCAAAACAATGGCTCACACGGAGGAAACGGAGGTAACGGAGGAACTCCGATCGCGTTCAGTTCCTCCGTTGTCTCCGTTTCCTCCGTGTGAGACTCTTCAGTTCAGGAGCATGGGAATGCTCGGTAAATCCTGAGAAACGGTATCATGGAGGAAATTTGCCGTTCGCGGCGATCTCCCAGTCTTCCATGAGATGATAGAAGGAAGAATCTCACGCAGAGCAGCAGAGGGAGCAGAGAACCGACCGTCGTTCTCTGCTCCCTCTGCTGCTCTGCGTGAGTCCATTCCTCTTCCGGATGATCAGCCCCCGCCCGGCGTCGGCTACGCGCGCTCCTTCAGCCAGATGAGGACCACGCCGCACTCCGAGCCGGGGCGGCGGAACTCGACGGGGACCTCGGAGAGGCGGCGGTAGACCTCGATCCCCTCCACCTCGTCGGGGCGCACGTCGTTGGGGACGCCGGCGAAGTCGGGCTGGTAGCTCACCCCGTCGAGGTAGTACTGCACGGGGCAGTCGCCCGGCTCCCAGCGCGGGTCCACGCGGTACATGGCGGGGGTGGCGCCGTTCATGATCAGCCGGTCGCCGCGCGAGGTGTTGGCCACGCGCACGCCGGGGATCTCGCGGAAGATGTCGGTCAGGCGCCGCGGCTTGCGCCGGTCGATCTGCTCGCGGGTGACGAACGACCCGCGCCCGCGCTCCATCCGCTGGTAGAAGCGCTGCAGCGGGGGACTCATCGGCGGGCGCTGGCTGGTGGCCCGCACCTGGCCCAGCGCCACGGGCGCGGGGGTCAGCGCCACCTCGAGGGTGGCGGGGCCGGACGCCACCTCGCGCCGTTGCTCGTCGTAGCCCAGGCGGCGCACCAGCACGGTCTCGCGGTCGCTGCGCAGCGGCAGGAGCGCGCGCCCCAGGCTGTCGGTGCTGGTGCGGGTGTTCCCCACCCACACCTCGGCGCCGCTCACGGACGATCCGTTCGACGAGTCGGTGACGTGCACCACCAGGAAGCGGTCGCCGGCGGATCCGGCCGCGGGCTGCTGGGCGGGCGCGGGCGAGGCGAGCGCGATCAGGCCGCCGCAGCAGGCGGCGAGCACCAGGAGTGGTGGACGGGTCCAGGCAAGGCGCATGGCGACCTCCCCTGCGGGGTGTTCCGGCCCCCGGCTGACAGCCGGCCGGAAGAGCGGATCAAGCATAAAGCGAGCCGCTCGTGGATCGGCGGAAACACGGCGTTTTCGGCTGTGCCGCCGTCAAATTCCGTCTCGTTGCGGGGCGCCGCCGCCACGGTGCGGACGGACGCGGCGCCCCGGTCCCCCGCCCCTCAGCGCCGGGCGGCGGAGGTCCAGACGACCACCGTGCCGCACGCCGCCGACGAGTTGCTGCGGAACTCCACCGGCGTCTCGGCGAGGCTGCGGTACACCTCCAGCGCCTCGATCAGGCTGACCGGCACGTCGCTGGAGATGTCGCCCTCGACGCTGGGGTAGAAGAGCGCGCCGTCAACGTAGAACTGCACCTGGCAGTCGCCGGCGCCCGAGCGCTGCGACGCACCCTGCGCGTCGGCGCCCAGCCCGGCGAGCGCGGGCGTGGGGGCGTCGGGATCGCCGGCGCCGCGCTCCCGCGCGCGGTCGGCGGCGCGCTGGTTCTCGATCGCCACCTGCGGGTTGTAGGTGCGCGAGCCGATCTGCCCCACGGCGCGCGGGGCGACGGCGCCGGCCATCTGGATCTTCAGCCCGCCGCGGCCGTCGTCCACCATCCGCACCCCCGGCATCCCCATGAACACGTCCACGGTGCGGTGCGGGTTCTTCTGCGCGATCTCGTCGCGCGTCATGAACACGCCGCGCCCGCTCCGGCGACGGCGGACGAAGTCGGCCAGCGTCGCACGCCCGGTGGCGGTCACGCCGGGGAGGCCCACGGCGTCGCCCGGGCTGGCGCTGGCCGCGGCGACGGCGCCGCCCGCGGCGGGGACGAGGACCAGGTCGCGCTGCAGCGGGGTGCCCGCGGCCAGGCGCACCTCGGTGCGGCTGCCGGGGCCGGCGGTGAGGGTCACCGACTGCCCCTCGGGAACGCCGCAGAGCGCGAATCCCCCCGCGTCGTCCGCCGCCGTCGCCACGTAGCCCGCGGCGCGCCGGGCGGCGCCGGTTCCCGACGCGCCCCAGGTGGCGCGGACGGTGGTGCCGCCGCCCGAGCCCTGCGGCGCGCGCAGCGAGCCGATGATCACCCCGCGCAACGGCTGCGCGCCGAGGTCGGGGCACACCGCCGCGGCCACCGTCGCCAGGCCGGGGACGGCGAGCGGGACCGGCGTGGTCTTCCCCGCCTCCGCAGCCACCGTCGCCGGGCGGACGGAGGCGGCCACGGGGCCCAGCCGGAAGTGCGTGAAGGCGACGGTGTAGGTGCCGCCGCGCAGCCCGCCGATGCGGAAGCGGCCGGCGGAGTCGGTCACCGCCTCGAACGAGGTGCCGGAGACGTAGACGCGCGCGCCGGAGAGCGGCGCGGCGCGGGTGCTGTCCCACACCACGCCCTCGATCGCCGCAAGCTCGCCCGCGCCCATCGCCGGCGCGCCGTTCTGGGCGGTGGTGGAGACGACCTCGCCGCCGTCCTCGCGGATGGCGAAGAGGCGCGCGTTCTCGTAGGCGGTGTAGATGTCGGCGTCGCGGCCGGGGGTGGTGCGGGCGCCCTGCTGGATCTCGACCTGCGGCATGCGGATGGACCAGCGGCGGACGATCCACGGGCCGTCGGCCAGCCGCGCGTACTCCACCGTGCCGCCCAGCCGCGGGTGGCTGACCGGGGTGGGGAGGCCGGTGTAGGTGTACTCCACCCGCCGCAGTTCGGCGGTGGCGCGGTCGAGCCAGAGCACGCCGCGGATGTCGGGAAGGCGCCGCCCGCCCACCGGCTCGAACGCCACGCCCACCAGCGAATCGCCCGCGGCGCCGTCGTCCGACAGGCGCAGGCAGTGGTCGTCGAGGAACTCGTCGGAGACCAGGACGGACGGGTCGGGACCGTAGTAGAAGGTGCCCTCCGCCGTGTTCTGCACCCATCCCTTCGCGGAGAGCTCGGCCGCGGGCGGGCTGGCGAAGGGGTGCGCGGCCACCGCGCCGGTGTCGCGGCGCGACTCGCGGATCACGCGCTGGCTGCGGGGATCGAGGTCGCGGTCCCACCGGGCCACGCGGTAGCGGAAGAGGCGCTGCTGCTGCCCGTAGGCGGCGGAGTTGAGCGCCTTGCGCGCCTCCTCCCACACCGTGGCCGTCTCCACCCCCGTTCCCGGGCGCACGGCGCAGCGGCGGGCGGCGGCGCTCACCACGATCTCGCCCAGCCGCAGCGGCGCGCCCTCGAGCTCCAGCCGCCGCTGTACCGTCTGTCCCGCGGCCAGCTCGAACGCGGGGGTGACGGTGGCGGCGAAGCCCACGCGCTCGGCGCGCAGCGTGTAGCGCCCGGCGGCCGGCGCGCGGAGGGCGAAGGCGCCGGAGCGGTCGCTGAGCGCGCCGGCGACCTGCTTGCCGGACGCGTCGAGGAGGACGACCAGCACCTGCCCCACGGGCGCGCCGGCGCCGTCGACGAGGCGGCCCTGCACCGCCTGCGCGGCGGCGGGCGCGGCGGCCAGGAGGAGCGCGGAAGCTGCGAGAAGGGTGGAGCGGAGACGCATTGCTACGGGAGATGTGGGGTTTCCGCGTGGCGCCGGCCTGGGATGTAACGAACCGGCCGGACGCCGTCTGACGTGCGCACGTACGCGCGCGCGAGGGAGATGCCGCGCCGCCGCTTCTGCGTGAGGGATGCGCGCCCGGAGGGCCGGGACCCCGGCGGGGCGGCGGCGGCGATGCCGGATGATGCGGGACGAGACCGGGCGGCGACGAATCCGCCGGGGGCCCGGCGCGGTTGGGCACAGCGGTATCGTGCCCTACCGCGCGCGCAGCCCGGCCCCCGCGCAGCGGGGGACACGCCCGCATCCCGCAGTTGTCCGTTAAAGTTAAGCGGCTACTCGATTTGGCGGTAGCTCAGAAGATCTGGAGATTGACGGTCTCGCCGGGCGACACGTTGATGTTGAAGGTGCGCGCCACCGCGTCGCTGCCGATGGGGTCGGCGATGAAGCGGAGCGAGGTGGCCGTCTGGATGAACGCGACCGGGATGGTGAGCCGCGCGCTGGACACGGCCTGCACCGTGCCCAGCCGCTGCTGCTGCAGCCCGTTGCTGACGTAGAGGGTGTACGCCAGGAAGTCGCGGTTCACCACCGCCACCGTGGTGGCCGGCGGGCGCGGGCGCGGGTTGTTTCCGCTGCTGCCGCCGCCCCCGCACGCGGCCAGGGCGAGCGCCAGCAGCACGGCCAGCGTGGCGGAGAGGGTCGCTCGCCGCATGGGTTCCTCCCGCGCCGCTCAGTTCGACCGCGTGAACTCGAACGAGACCGACACCGTGGCCGACGCCTGCTTGGTGTAGGTGACGGTGCTGGCCGTGTAGTTGCCCGAGTAGTTGTCCTCGAAGCGCGGCTTGAAGGTGATGGAGCCGCCCGACGCGCTCACGTCGCCCACGGTGTGGGCGCTGGTGGTGACGGTGGTGTCGGGGGTGGTCAGCCGGCTGCGGATGATCTCGTCGAAGCGCCCGTTGTCGAGCAGGACCAGGTCGCCGCTGAGCACGACCACCGTGGTGCCCGCCGGCGTGCCGGGAAGGGTGTACGGTGGCACCGTGCCGTTGATGCGGGTCAGCTCGTACGAGCCCGCGGCCGACGCGTCGAAGGTGGTGGAGTCGCTGCAGGCAGAGAGCACGAGGGCGATGCAGCCGAGCGAGCTCAGCGTGCGGCGGATCCCACGAGCGGGCATGGCGTCTTCTCCGGGTGCATGGGTCGGGCGCGCCGGGCGGCGCGTTGGTTCGGCAGCATAACGTGTGGGAGCGGTGCTTTCTTACTCCCGTGGGGCGATTCGGTTTCGGTCCGTCCGCATCTGCGGCGTGCGATGCAGGATTTCGCTGCAATCTTCGCGCGCGCGGGGGTCATTTCGTCGTGCCCGTGGAGAGCGTGAGATGCGGCGCGGCGTCCGCACTTTCGCGCCGCCCGATTGCCGTGCATGATGCGCGTTGATGCTGTCCTGTGATGGGACAGACGACTTCACCTGTGAGGACGATGGCGATGCATCCACGCGCCGAGATGCTGGTCCGCGAGCTGGGCCTGCAGCCGCACCCCGAGGGCGGCTTCTACCGCGAGGTGTTCCGCTCCGCGCGCCGCGTGCAGCCGTTCGACGCGCGGCCGGCGAGGAGCGCGCTGACGCTGATCTACTTCCTGCTGGCGGACGGCGGCGCCAGCCGGTGGCACCGCGTGGCGTCGGACGAGGCGTGGAGCTGGGTGGAGGGCGACCCGCTCGAGCTGCTGCGCATCCCGCGCACGCTCGACGGCCTGTCGCGCCAGGTGCTCGCCGCGCCGGGGGAGGGCGCCGAAGCGCTGGCGGTCGTCCCCGCGGGCGAGTGGCAGGCGGCGCGCACGACGGGTGCGTACACGCTCGTCACCTGCGCGGTGGGCCCCGGCTTCGACTTCGCCGACTTCCGCATGATGAGCGACGATCCCGCCGCCACCGAGGCCGTCCGCGCGCGCTTCCCCGACGCGGCGGCGCTGATCTGAATCCCCCTGAAAAGAATGTCTCACGCAGAGGAGCAGAGGCAGCGGAGAACTAACCTCCGCTGCCTCTGCTCCTCTGCGTGAGACCTGTCGTGCGTCAGAATCCGGAGCCGTATCTCCGTTCAATGAACGCGCGGGCGGGTTCAATGGACGTACACTGAACGTGGCGCGCGCACCCTGCCGAACCGGTTCGGGCGGGACTCAAACGCTGTCGGGAGAATGGGTTGGGCGATCGAACCGCCGACACATGGCGGCCGGAACGCCCGATGCCCCTCCCGTCGCACGCCGCGGCCACGCACCGGCCGCGGCGCGTGAGGCCACGTCCATCCTCCTGACCGGAAGGCACGCATGCGCACCGTTCGCCGCGCCCGACCGTTTCTCCTCTGCCTGCTCGCGCTGGGGGCGTGTGGCAGGACCCACGGTCCCTCCCCCGACCGCAGCGAGGTCGCCACCACCTCCGACACCGTCGTTTCGGGGATGCAGGTGATGGAGCCGCCCGCGCCGGTGGCCGCGACCGCGCCGCCCGTCCCTGCGGACGGCTACGCGCTCCAGCGGCAGGAGGAGTTCAACCGCGAGCAGTACAGCCCCATCCAGGAGAACGAGTTCCGCGACGCGGCGGCCAACCCGCTCTCCACCTTCGCCATCGACGTGGACGCGGCCTCGTACGCCAACGTCCGCCGCTTCATCCTGGGCGAGGGGCGGATGCCGCCGCGCGACGCGGTGCGCATCGAGGAGCTGGTCAACTACTTCGACTACGACTATCCCGACCCGCGCGGCGACGCCCCCTTCTCCATCACCACCGAGGTGGCGCCGGCGCCGTGGAACCCCGCGCACCGGCTGGTGCACGTCGGCCTGCAGGGGCGGCGGATGGAGGCGGCCTCGCTTCCGCCCGCGAACCTGGTCTTCCTGGTCGACGTCTCCGGCTCGATGGACGAGCCCGGCAAGCTGCCGCTGCTGAAGGACGCGTTCGCGCTGCTGGTGGACAACCTGCGCCCGCAGGACCGCGTCTCCATCGTGGCCTACGCCGGCGCGGCGGGGCTGGTGCTGCCGCCCACCCCCGGCGGCGCGAAGGACCGCATCCGCGACGCCATCTCCACCCTGACGCCGCAGGGCTCGACGAACGGCGCGGAGGGGATCAAGCTCGCCTACCAGCTGGCGCGCGACGCCTTCATCCGCGGCGGCAACAACCGCGTGATCCTGGCCACCGACGGCGACTTCAACGTGGGCGTGAGCAGCGACGCCGAGCTGGTGCAGCTGATCGAGCGCGAGCGCCAGTCGGGCGTCTTCCTGACCGTGCTGGGCTTCGGGACGGGGAACCTGCAGGACACCAAGATGGAGCAGCTGGCCGACAAGGGGAACGGCAACTACGCCTACGTGGACGGGATCGACGAGGCGCGGCGGGTGCTGGTGGTGGAGATGGGCGGAACGCTCTTCACCATCGCCAAGGACGTGAAGGTGCAGGTGGAGTTCAATCCCGCGCGGGTGAAGGCGTACCGGCTGATCGGCTACGAGAACCGCCTGCTCGCGGCCGAGGACTTCAACGACGACCGCAGGGACGCCGGCGAGCTGGGCGCGGGCCACAGCGTGACCGCGCTGTACGAGGTGGTGCCGGCGGACGCGCCCGACAACCCCGCGCGCGGCACCGACCCGCTGCGGTACCAGACGCCCCGCGCGCGGTCGTCCGCGGCGGGGAGCAACGAGCTGCTGACGGTGAAGCTGCGCTACAAGGCGCCCGACGGCGACGCCAGCCGCCTGCTGGCGCATCCGCTCGTCGACCGGGCAACGCCGCTGGCCCGCACCTCGCCCGACTTCCGCTTCAGCGCCGCGGTGGCGGAGTGGGGGATGCTGCTGCGCCAGTCGCGCTTCCGCGGGGCGGCCAGCTACGGCGCGGTCACGTCGCTGGCCCGCGGCGCCATCGGCGACGACCGCGGCGGCTACCGCGCCGAGTTCCTGCGCCTGGTCCAGGTCTCGCAGCGCTTCGCCTCGCGCGAGCCCGGGGGTGATGATGACGGCGAGGTGACGGCGCTCGATCGCTGAGGCGGGCGGGCGATAGGCCTCACGCGGAGACGCGGAGGACGGGGGAGATACTGGTCATCTCCTCGTCCTCCGCGCTTTTTACCAGGCCAGGAATGAAGAAATCACACGGAGGAAACGGAGGAAACGGAGGACTGATGTGAGTTCCTCCGTTCCCTCCGTTTCCTCCGTGTGATGCATCTGTTCAGGAGCGATTGAGAACGCAAAGGGACTCGATCACCCCGCGAAGGTGCGGAAGTAGTCCTCCAGCCGCCGCGTGCCGTACGTGGGGGCGACGCAGTCCACCTGGCTGACCACGGCGCCGAAGGCCAGCAGCGCGGCGATGCGGCGGTTGAGCGGCTTCAGCACCGCCGCGGCGCCACGGAACACGCCGGGCGGCACGTGCGTCAGTTTCCCCGGCGCCGGTCGGCCGACGGCGCGGAAGGCGAGCTCCACGATCTCCGCGCGGGTGAAGACGTCCGGCCCCCCGACGGCGATCTCCGCCGCATCTCCCGCCACCGCATCGGCGCACACTTCCGCCAGATCGGCCTCGTGAATGGGATTGGTGCGCGCCTCGCCGCCGCCGATCACCACCCCGCGCCCCCGCTTCGCCATCTTCGCGATCTCGCCGAAGAAGGAGAAAAAGCCCGTCGGCCGCACGATCGCGTGCTCCATCCCCGACGCGCGCAGCTCGTCCGCGAAGCGCTCGTGCGCGCCGGTGTACTCCAGCGCCCGCATCCCCTGCGCGCCGTGGACGGAGACGTAGACGAACCTGCGCACGCCGGCCGCGCGCGCCGCGGCGAGCAGGTTCGAGTTCCCCTGCCAGTCGACCTCCAGCGGGCCGCGCCGGTCCCCGAACCCGCCGAGGCGCATCGACGCGCCGGCGCAGGAGAACACGACGTGGACGCCCGCGCACGCCGGGCCGAGCGTCGCCGGGTCGAGCAGGTCGCCCTGGACCGCCTCGTCCGCGGTGGCGTCGAGCCGCTCCGGGCGCCGGGCCAGCGCGCGAACGACGTAGCCGCGCGCCTTCAGCTCCTTTGCCACGCACCGCCCCAGGTGCCCCGAGGCGCCCGCCAGCAGCACCCGCTCCATCCCCGCCTCCGTCGTCCGTGTCTCCGTCCGCCGTCCCGCCGGGCGCGCAAATTCCGCCGCACGGAACGCGGGGGTGATCGGAAGATCCCCGCATCCCCCGTCATCGTTTTCCGCACCGCCATGTCAGGAGAATCCCGATGGTCCGGGAGACGTCAGAAGAGCGAGATCTGGTCTCCGATCTGGCCCGGGTCCACGGGCGAGATGCCCAGGCGGCGCTGCAGGTCGCGCGCGGAGGCGGGGGAGTGGCCGGCGAAGTGGTTGTTCGCGTAGCCGTGGACGGTGACGCCGCGCAGCTGGCGCAGCACCCCGGCCCACTCGTCGATCTCCGCCGTCCGGTCCACCTGGACGTGCGAGAAGTCGGTGAGGTCGCGGTTCGGCCCCATCCACCGCAGGTAGTGGAAGTCCGCGGTGGGCCTGGTCGCCAGCTCCAGCACCGTCTCGCGCGGGATCCAGCGCCCGTCGCTGAGCGCCAGCGCCACGTTGTGCTCGGCGAGCATCGAGAGGAGGTCGTACAGCACGTCGGGGCGCGTCCACCGCTGCTGCCGCACCTCCACGGCGAAGCGCAGGTCGCGCGGCAGCCTGGGCACGAACGCTTCCAGCGCGTCCCAGTCCGCCGGCGAGAACTCCGGGCCGAGCTGCACCAGGATCGGCCCCAGCTTGGGCCCGAGCAGGCGGGCACGGTCGAGGAAGAGCTCCGTCTCCGCCTCCGCGCGGCGCAGGTGGCGCTCGTGGGTGATCTCCTGCGGGAGCTTGAGGGCGAAGACGAAGTCCGGCGGCGTGCGCTCCGCCCACCCGCGCACCGTCTTCGCCGGCGGGATGGCGTAGAAGGTGGAATCGACCTCCACCGTGCCGAACGCCTGCGCGTAGAGCGACAGCATGTCGGCCGGGCGGGTGCCCTCGGGATAGAAGGGCCCCACCCACGCCGCGTAGTTCCACCCCTGCGTGCCGATCAGCACCCGGTCCGCCACGCGCATCCTCCGTTCACGTCCGTGGACGCGGACGATGCGGCGGCGCGGCGCGGGGCGCAAGGGAGAAGGGGAGAAAGAGGGTGGAGATGAGGATGCCGACCGAGAGATCGCATCGCAACGCGGAGCGGTCCGCGATGGATTCGCCGCGGGGTGAAACTTCCGGCGCGGGGGGCGCGTACGGCCCTTCGGCCCGGCGGAACCCGCCTTTCTCTCGCAGTCCCCAGAACCGGAGCGCGTACGATGGAGCAGAACGGAAGCAAGCTGGAGCGGATCCTCAAGTGGATCGTGCTGGTGATCCTGGCGGTGGTGGCGCTGAAGATCGTGTTCAGCATCCTGGCCGTGGCCTGGGTCCTCGGCGGGTTCCTGCTGACCAAGGTGCTGCCGCTGGTGCTGCTGGTGTGGCTGGTGCTGAAGCTCGTCCAGTGGTGGAAGGATCGCAACGGCGGCGAGACCGTCACGGCCGAGGCTACGGTCGAGGAGTACTGAGCTCCGGCGCGGGTCGCCGGGCCGCACGCATACCCAGGACCGACGCCGCGGGGGCGCTCTCACGAGCGCTCCCGCGGCTCGCGCTTTCATCCCCCGGCTCCACGACCTTCTGGCCGTGGAGCCGAACCGTGCCTATCATGCAAGGCACTCCCCCCGAAACCGACGCACCATGGCCACGACCGCACCCACGCCGTCGCCGCTCCTGCGCGGCTGGCTGGAGCAGCTCGAGCGCATCCGCCGCGACGCGGCGGAGCTCACGGACGGGATCACCGACGCGCAGTTCGCCTGGAAGCCCGGGCCCGGCAAATGGTCCGTCGGGCAGATCGTGAACCACCTCGTCGTCTCCGGCGCGAGCTACCTCGACCGCATCGCCCCCGCGCTGGCCGACGCCCGCGCGCGCGGCCTCCACGATCGCGGAGACTATCGCCCGAGCCTGATCGGCGGGCTGATGGTGCGCTCGTTCGAGCCGCCGCCGCGGCTGAAGCTCAAGGCGCCGCGTATCTACCGCCCCGCCGACGCGGGTCCCGCGCTCGATCGCGAGACGGAGTTGGCGGCGTGGCGCGCGCTGCACGACCGCTTAGAGGCGCTGGTCGGCGAGGCGGCGGGGCTGGACCTGCGCCGCATCCGCATCGTCTCGCCCGTCACCTCGCTGGTGCGGATGAACGCG encodes the following:
- a CDS encoding cupin domain-containing protein, which produces MAMHPRAEMLVRELGLQPHPEGGFYREVFRSARRVQPFDARPARSALTLIYFLLADGGASRWHRVASDEAWSWVEGDPLELLRIPRTLDGLSRQVLAAPGEGAEALAVVPAGEWQAARTTGAYTLVTCAVGPGFDFADFRMMSDDPAATEAVRARFPDAAALI
- a CDS encoding VWA domain-containing protein — its product is MRTVRRARPFLLCLLALGACGRTHGPSPDRSEVATTSDTVVSGMQVMEPPAPVAATAPPVPADGYALQRQEEFNREQYSPIQENEFRDAAANPLSTFAIDVDAASYANVRRFILGEGRMPPRDAVRIEELVNYFDYDYPDPRGDAPFSITTEVAPAPWNPAHRLVHVGLQGRRMEAASLPPANLVFLVDVSGSMDEPGKLPLLKDAFALLVDNLRPQDRVSIVAYAGAAGLVLPPTPGGAKDRIRDAISTLTPQGSTNGAEGIKLAYQLARDAFIRGGNNRVILATDGDFNVGVSSDAELVQLIERERQSGVFLTVLGFGTGNLQDTKMEQLADKGNGNYAYVDGIDEARRVLVVEMGGTLFTIAKDVKVQVEFNPARVKAYRLIGYENRLLAAEDFNDDRRDAGELGAGHSVTALYEVVPADAPDNPARGTDPLRYQTPRARSSAAGSNELLTVKLRYKAPDGDASRLLAHPLVDRATPLARTSPDFRFSAAVAEWGMLLRQSRFRGAASYGAVTSLARGAIGDDRGGYRAEFLRLVQVSQRFASREPGGDDDGEVTALDR
- a CDS encoding TonB-dependent receptor plug domain-containing protein translates to MRLAWTRPPLLVLAACCGGLIALASPAPAQQPAAGSAGDRFLVVHVTDSSNGSSVSGAEVWVGNTRTSTDSLGRALLPLRSDRETVLVRRLGYDEQRREVASGPATLEVALTPAPVALGQVRATSQRPPMSPPLQRFYQRMERGRGSFVTREQIDRRKPRRLTDIFREIPGVRVANTSRGDRLIMNGATPAMYRVDPRWEPGDCPVQYYLDGVSYQPDFAGVPNDVRPDEVEGIEVYRRLSEVPVEFRRPGSECGVVLIWLKERA
- a CDS encoding SusD/RagB family nutrient-binding outer membrane lipoprotein → MRNLTQLGRALSAAALAASLGACSDFIDNVPGNENVVQNASVSQLLTSVQLRTWLFNEGHVARATSVWLNQLSGIDRQFSSLDQYVYSEDEFDNEMSGLYAGSGLQDLRLARAKADSQNLTATSAVLKIHEAFLFGMAASMWGDLPYSQAGGGAVAPESPVDAQEAVYASVQTLLDQAITTLSAAPSASDLALLGDRDQSFAGNTAAWRRVAQSLKARYYMHWVEAQGAGGAAATAANTACAGNCLTKALAAAQAGINSAAGDWNSVHTGASTEQNWWYQFSNERSGYMAAGRLMVDSLKARGDGRLTVYFAGTPASITGSKPGENNGAASTLNLDAGGIAAADAGIALVTCAETQFIIAEAQYRLGAAPATIYTALNAGVACEQARHGTSAIAAVPALTGAALFHEIMMQKYFAQFLNMDAMNDYKRTCQPNVAAAVKVGSPVQNDPIPSRLLYGQSERQANSDNLSAPGTGNNGIRNRNDPISCASVTGLAGA
- a CDS encoding carboxypeptidase regulatory-like domain-containing protein; its protein translation is MRLRSTLLAASALLLAAAPAAAQAVQGRLVDGAGAPVGQVLVVLLDASGKQVAGALSDRSGAFALRAPAAGRYTLRAERVGFAATVTPAFELAAGQTVQRRLELEGAPLRLGEIVVSAAARRCAVRPGTGVETATVWEEARKALNSAAYGQQQRLFRYRVARWDRDLDPRSQRVIRESRRDTGAVAAHPFASPPAAELSAKGWVQNTAEGTFYYGPDPSVLVSDEFLDDHCLRLSDDGAAGDSLVGVAFEPVGGRRLPDIRGVLWLDRATAELRRVEYTYTGLPTPVSHPRLGGTVEYARLADGPWIVRRWSIRMPQVEIQQGARTTPGRDADIYTAYENARLFAIREDGGEVVSTTAQNGAPAMGAGELAAIEGVVWDSTRAAPLSGARVYVSGTSFEAVTDSAGRFRIGGLRGGTYTVAFTHFRLGPVAASVRPATVAAEAGKTTPVPLAVPGLATVAAAVCPDLGAQPLRGVIIGSLRAPQGSGGGTTVRATWGASGTGAARRAAGYVATAADDAGGFALCGVPEGQSVTLTAGPGSRTEVRLAAGTPLQRDLVLVPAAGGAVAAASASPGDAVGLPGVTATGRATLADFVRRRRSGRGVFMTRDEIAQKNPHRTVDVFMGMPGVRMVDDGRGGLKIQMAGAVAPRAVGQIGSRTYNPQVAIENQRAADRARERGAGDPDAPTPALAGLGADAQGASQRSGAGDCQVQFYVDGALFYPSVEGDISSDVPVSLIEALEVYRSLAETPVEFRSNSSAACGTVVVWTSAARR